A part of Oryzias melastigma strain HK-1 unplaced genomic scaffold, ASM292280v2 sc00184, whole genome shotgun sequence genomic DNA contains:
- the socs4 gene encoding suppressor of cytokine signaling 4, protein MSEKKPRGADARPKSGGRSWSADSYIWRGKKRSRSSCNSSSPSGLEGGGTDELGVRSASCPRRRRERKCSCSALGDALSAGDMDGVCRKALSRRSLRQKFQDAVAQCLPLRSHHHHYHHPPGSSRPLSVLFWSKRKIHVSELMQERCPFSPKSELARCWHLIKNQASHPRALSDLEAPLKPSLSSSTSSPETPLSWEDICSPGPGSTPLKDWDPSCGTDSSASCAHGDYLLVPDLLQINNSSCYWGVLNRFEAEELLEGQPEGTFLLRDSAQDEFLFSVSFRRYSRSLHARIEQNGMRFSFDVRDPCMYRDPSVTGLLSHYSDPATCLFFEPLLSRPLPRPFPFPLQHLCRAVICSCTTYQGVDHLPLPPQLRDYLRQYHIRCDGACSQ, encoded by the coding sequence ATGTCTGAGAAGAAGCCCCGGGGGGCAGACGCCCGCCCCAAATCTGGCGGCCGGAGCTGGAGCGCAGACAGCTACATTTGGCGGGGAAAGAAGCGTTCCCGGAGCTCCTGCAATAGTTCGAGCCCGAGCGGGCTGGAGGGCGGTGGGACGGACGAGCTGGGGGTGCGGTCTGCTTCCTGTCCTAGAAGGCGCAGAGAGAGGAAGTGCAGCTGCAGCGCTCTGGGGGACGCTCTGTCAGCCGGAGACATGGATGGAGTTTGCCGCAAGGCCCTGTCCCGGCGCTCCCTGCGGCAGAAGTTTCAGGATGCTGTGGCCCAGTGTCTGCCGCTGCGCTCTCACCACCACCATTATCACCACCCCCCCGGCTCCTCCCGGCCGCTGTCCGTGCTCTTTTGGTCCAAACGCAAGATCCACGTCTCTGAGTTGATGCAAGAAAGGTGTCCATTCTCACCCAAGTCTGAACTGGCCAGATGCTGGCATCTCATCAAAAACCAGGCCTCGCACCCGCGAGCGCTCAGTGACCTGGAGGCTCCTCTCAAGCCCAGCCTGTCATCTTCTACCTCCTCCCCAGAAACACCTCTATCCTGGGAGGACATCTGCTCCCCAGGGCCTGGCAGCACCCCCCTGAAGGATTGGGACCCCTCCTGCGGTACAGACAGCAGTGCTAGCTGTGCTCACGGCGATTACCTCCTGGTCCCTGATCTCCTGCAGATCAACAACAGCTCATGTTACTGGGGCGTGCTGAACCGCTTCGaagcagaggagctgctggagggtCAACCGGAGGGCACGTTTCTGCTGCGGGACTCCGCCCAGGACGAGTTTCTCTTCTCAGTTAGCTTCCGCAGATACAGCCGGTCCCTGCATGCACGCATTGAGCAGAATGGGATGCGCTTCAGCTTTGACGTGCGCGACCCGTGCATGTACAGGGACCCCAGTGTGACGGGCCTGCTGAGCCACTACAGCGACCCGGCCACCTGCCTCTTCTTTGAACCCCTGCTGTCCCGGCCGCTGCCGAGGCCTTTCCCTTTCCCCCTGCAGCACCTGTGCAGGGCTGTGATCTGCAGCTGCACCACCTACCAGGGCGTCGATCACCTGCCACTGCCACCTCAGCTCAGGGACTATCTCAGGCAGTACCACATCAGGTGCGATGGCGCCTGCTCCCAGTGA